Genomic window (Desulforapulum autotrophicum HRM2):
ATGGTGCGGTATGGATCATTGGTACCAACCCTGTTCCTGGTGGTTTCGGAATATATAAATGGAATGGCAGTAACTGGGACCCACAGCCAGGAGGCGCTGTCCAAATCACAGTTGGGACAAATGAAAGAACGCCTGACAGTTTTAAAAAATGGTGAGGCCTTAATTTCCCCAGGTCCAGGTTTTACCCACCCCCTTATTCAATAGGCAGCAGCCAGATGGCGATGGTTTTTGTCCATCCTTTCGAGAGGACAAATTGTGTTTCTGACATACCATTGGGAAGCATATAGACCTCTTCAAATTCACCCTCAACTCCCGGTGGTAATTCATAATCCCTGGTCTTGTCCAGCTTAACACCTGTGGTTCGCTGGAAGCTGTGGCTTATACTGCTTTTCGGATCTTTCCACTGCAGTTGGCTGAAAATAAGCGCCGAGTCTTGTTCTTTGCCCAGGTTTTTAACCCTTACCCGAATGATTGCGTAAAAATGATCTGTTTTGGGTTGATTAATATACTGATTTGTTTTTTTCAGGCTAAGCAGTGTAATTTCAAGATCGTCACGCATGGCCGCCTGACCCGGCCGTAGAAAGACTTCACCGCCCTCGGTCTGTTCGGGCTGTCCAGGTTTTACTCCTTCTTCTTTGACAACCGGCGGGTTCTGGGAGGGGGGTGTGGTGGTTTTTTCCACGGTATCCAAAATCGTATCTGGAAAAATTCCACCGCTGCCCTCGGGTGCTGGGCTTTCAGGCAGCTGAATATCTGTTTTACGGCCGTTCCATATCCGGCTAAGAGCGGCATCATCATATCCCCATTTCCCCATGAAAGAAGAAAAATCATCGGTAAAAACAAATTCCAGCCGCCCCCTGGCATTGGTTTGTACCCATGTTCCGGTCAGCCGGTTGCCCTGAAGATCAGCATTGATTTTACCGTCTTTGTATTTGTATGTTCCTGTGACCTGGTTCCCGTTTGCCTGTAGTGACATCTCACTGAAGTCGGTCTTGTATACCCCGTTAATCGATGCCCCAGCAAAATCTGTAATGACACCAAGGCATAACAACATTAGAGAACCCAGAAAGAACCGTTTTTTCATGATAATGATTTAACCTCCTAAAATGAGAAATGTCAGTTCATTCTTCTTTAACGGGCTTAAATCAACAATAAGATGAACCGACTCTTTATCAAACATCATGTGGGTTTTTCCCATAATACACACCTTTATCTTAAGGCTTGCTGGGTAATCTGGACCCAGGTGTTGTCTGAATCCTGTATCCTCACCATGGGTGTAAGTCCATGGTTCTGCCAGCCTATGCCCCTGGGACCGGTTATTCGTCCCCTGCTGATGACCAGGGCAGAACCATCGGACAATTCCATTACCTTCTGGGTCAGGGCTTTTCCATAGCTTGTGGACCCAAAACTTTTTGCCGCAAGATTGTCAGCCAGGCCAATGATCAATACTTCCGAGGCTGAGGCTGTAAAACGATTCTGCCAGATGCCCAGCCTTTCACCGGTCCAGATCTGGCCCTTGGCTGTGTAATCGACCTTTCCTGTATTGGTTTCTATGGAAATAATTTTTTTGCCCGGGGGCAGAAACAGGCCGGCAATATCCACGGCTGCAAACAGATCTCCCCCTGGATTGTTGCGCAGGTCCAGTACCAATTGCCGGGTTTGATCCAGTTCGCCCAGGACTGCTTTTATCTCAGATAAACTCTGGGGCGTAAAATGGCTGATGCGCAGGATATCAAGCCTGCCTGTCTGACTTAACCACACCGACCTGTCTTTGAGGGGGCCTCGTTCAATATTAACCTGGAAAACCACGCTGTTCCGATTCATTGTCAGCTTGACCCGGGTGTCTTTTTCCCCCCGGATGCTGCCTGCCACCCGGTATATGGACCGGCTGGCAACAGGCTGGCCATCCACGGCCACCAGTTCATCCCCCTGTTCTATGCCGGCTGTCTGAGCCTGGCTGTCTGGCCTTGGCAGGCAGTAAAATCGGCTGTCCCGCTGGAGAATCTCCATGCCAACACCGTAGTAGCGAAAACTTTGAGCCTGTTTCCATTCTCTGTATTCTGCCGGGGATAAATAGTCGCCATAGGGGTCATACTGCTCCATGTATGCCTTTAAGGCTGAGGTGACAATTCTGCCTGGGCCGGGTGAGTCAAGACCATGTTTCTTGATCTTGGTCACGGCCTCGAAAAAAGTCAGCATGGCCTGGTTGTTGGTCCAGGCCATGCTGTCGGCATGGGCCGGGCAGATCGCGCCCGGCCACAGTAGCAACCCAAGAATGATGATGGCTACAAATCGCATATACCTATAACTCGCTTAAGGTCGCCGCCTCTTCCAGGAGTTCGTCCATACGTTTCTGCAGCCGGGCAACTTCAGCCTGCTTGGCAGCATCAGAGGCACCTGAATTATTGGTCGCTATGGTCTTGGCACGGAGGTCGGCCACTTGGGTTTTCAGAACTTTCAACTTTTTTTCCTGGCCGGCATTGGCGGTCTTTGTCTGGTCCAGCTGCTGTTGCAGTTTAGCGGATTCAGCATACAGGACCGCAAGTTCTTTTTTCAGGGCCTCATGCCGGGCCTGTTTTTCCTGCTTGCTTGCCGCCAGGTTCTGCCCCTCTTGCTTTGCCTGTTCAGTGGCTGCCTCTGTTTCAGAGAGGGTTGCTTTTTTCTCTTCAAGGCGTTTTTCATAGGCCTTGGGGTTGTAGCTGAACAATCCGCCCTTGCGCGGATCGGTCTCGTTAGACACGCAGGATCCAAGGGTTAAGAGTATAATCAGGGCCAGGGCCGTGCGAATGATGAATGTCATGGTGAATACCTCGCTTGTTAAACCGCCATTCGGCCGGACAGGCTGGCCAGGTTTTCACTGTGCTGTTCCAGTTCGGAGATCAGGGTTGAAAGCTTTGCAATTTCAGCATCCAGGGCTTTGGACTGGTCAGAAGCATTCTTCGTTTCCACCTGGGCCAGGGCCTGTTTCTGGGAATCGAGCTCAAACTTTGCCCGGGCCAGTTTGTCGTCGGTCGTTTTTCTGGCCGCATCTATACTTTTTTTCTGGGCCAGCAAGTCTGTTTTGCTTGCCTGATTGGCCGCATACTGCTGTGAAAGCTTGCGGGTCTTCTCATCCAGCTGGGCAATATCGGAACCTAATTTTTTATTGTATGCCAGGGTCTCCTGGTTAATCTTCTGTGCACTGACAATGCACTCATCCAGCCAGTCTTCTTCTTTGGCGTATTCAGCCTTTTTGGAGGCCACATGATTGCCATAGGCATAGCCGGCAACACCGCCGGCGGTGGCCCCGATGGCCGCCCCGATCAGGGCGCCTTTAGAATCCCCCACCAGTGCACCGATGATACCGCCCAGGACGGCTCCGGTGCCAGCACCCACTGCCGTGCCTTCTTTCCGGGTCCTTTGGGCGTCACTCGTGGTGCCCGTGGTGATGCACCCCATTGAACACGTTGCCAGAATGAGAACCACGGCAACAAATCGAAACATACGAGACATATCCATACTCCTTTGTTATTGGCCTTATCTTTCCATGGGAATGATAAGAGACTCATTATTGTCAAAGCTTATAACAAGCTCCAGTTCCTGTTTTCCTGCGGCAATCATATGATTGTCCTGAAGCCAGAGGACCAGTTTTTCTTTTCCCTTGCCCGGTGTATACTGCAGGGATCCGTCTGTCCGGTTAATGGCTTTATTTTTTTGGGTTACTGCCATGAGCCAGGTTTTGTTATCCGGAATGGTATCCCAGACAGGTTTCTGGGTGTCTGCCTGTCTGAGCACAAGGCTGGTGATGGTTCTGTCCGGGACCTCAATCTCCAGTTTAAGCTGGCTGTCCGGGGACCCGTTCCCCTGGAACACCTCATTGCGGCCCACAAAATCACTAGCTCCCTTGACCTTTCGCAGCTTGAGGCTGGCCCTGGCAGTGGCGGCCTGGCCGGTCCCCACGGTATTGTCAGGCGGCACACTCCCCACGGAAACCACAGCTCCTGTCTGGGGAGCCTGAACTGCCGGCTCTGCCTTGGCATACTCCTTTTGGGGAATATTGTTGGGTGAATAGCTGTAGGCGCCCTTGCCGAGATCTGACAATTCAGGTAGATTGGAAATCGGTGCGGCAGACCTGTCCGGGGGATCTGATTTTCCGCTGTCTATTTTTACAGAATTTAAAGATGCGTCCAGAATTTCCCTGTATTTTTCATCTTTGAGAATGGTTGCAATACCCATCACCTTGCTGTCGGAAGGCGTGTCCTCAAACAGAATCAGTCGGGCCCTGACTTTGCCGTCTTTGACCCGACCTGAATATTCAACTGCATCCAGTCCGCTGATCTTGATCTTTCTTTCTGTCACCTCAGTCATGAACGTTAATTGTTTCTCACCGCCCGTTTCTCTGACAACATTAATGCCTGCCAGCCCGTTTCCCAGTTCAAACCGGCCGCTCTCGTTTCGGATTTTGCTGTCCCAGGTGTCAGGGACCTGGAGGCTGACCGGCCCCAGGGTGTACTCCTTCCATGAAGAACCCGGATGAATGCTGCCTGGGCAGGCAATGGGCTCATCATCTTCTCCAAATTCCTGGCCGCAGACGGGCAGGGCAAGCCAGGCCACCCGCCGTTCTATCCATTCCTTACGGCTCCATGCGTCATGGACTTTGCCGTCAACAATCATCTCTCTTTTTACGTTGTAAAGCAGATTAATTTCCAATACCACAGGGGCCTTCAGCTTTGATCCGTATTTGTCTTCAACCCTGGAAGGGGTCCAGCTGATCTCCATGGCATCCTTGTCTTCCACAAGGCTGATCTTTTCCTTGCTTTTATCAAGAAAAACATCCCCCTCGCTGCTGAGAACTCTAAAATTACAGATCCGTTTAATGACCTGGTATCTTATATTGCGGCCTGCTCTGCCTGCCCCTGACAGGGGCATGGTGATCTCATGGGGTGCCGGGGCCAGTAGTTTTATCTTTACCGGGGTGCCCGGGGACTGCATGGCTGTCAGGCGGATGAACGGGGTTTTAAACTGTTTCTCTGCATTGGGGTTGTATTCAATTTCACGTTTCATGCCCGATTCTTTGTATCGTTCCCAGAAATAGGCGGCCACAGGATTCTCCTGGCCCAAGGGTCCCCAGAGGCCCTGGGTTTCCATGGCCACAGGCAGTTTCAACTCAAATTTTTTTGAGTCTGTTTTTTTGTCCGTGTCAAATTCAAAAAAAGTGATCCCTTCCAGACTTAATCCATTAACCGGCTCCCCCTGTTCAAGGGCATACCCCGGAATCAGGTAAAACAGGATAATTCCAGCACTGATCAACACGATGTCCCAACTCTTTTTCAAAACAACCTCCTTATAAACCAAGGGAACTTAAATCATTCTGCCACGCTTCAGGGGTGGTGCGTTTGGTTTTTACCAGGGCCTCAAGATGGGTTGTCACCAGTTTAGCTGCCCGGACCTGCTCGGCCGCATCATTTTCCAGAAGGAATTTAAGGTACCGATTTTCACCTGTCTGCCTGGCTGCCTGCCCCAACGTCTCCAGCTGGCGCAGGGAGGCTGTGTAATTCTCCATGGACTGGCTGATATTTGCTTCAATCTCAGCCAGGCGGGTGGTCAGTTTTTCTATCATGGCCTCTCGCTTGCCGGTCTTTGCCGCATCTATCAGCTGTTTCACCATGGGTAGTTTTTTACTTTCCAGGTAAACAAAAAAACCTCGTTCCGCAGCAATTTTAAACCAGGCATAGGCGGTTTCACCATCTGCCTTGGCCTGGATGAACTGCACATCTGCCATGACACTTTTCAGCCTGCCCAGCTCCTGCTGCATGCCAGGATTATTCACGGCCATCTCTTCCAGCCGGGCAAGATACTGGCCGGCCTGGTCGATGCTGACCTGGGTTTTCTGGCTGGTGGGTGCTGTACTCACTGCAGCAGGGGTGGCGGCGCCAGCACCCTTTCGATAGCTGTCCCAGGCATCGGCATAGGACTGGGCTGCGCTGCGGTCACCGAAAACAACCGCTGCCAGAACAGGGCGCAGGCCCATGGTCTCTTTTTGATTGGGTACGGGTGGGGCACTGCCCCGGGCAATGTAAAAGGGCTCTTCAGTACGCAGGCTGGAACGCAGCATTTTTTCCGAAGAGAGATAATGTCCCCCCCTGGCAACAAACCCGCCGGGCCGGCCCTGGTAGTACTCGATCATGTAAAGTCCGCCGGTCATTTCAGATACATTGCCCAGCATATCGTGGATGCCCAGGGGGTTGGGTTTGAGGCGGCCCATGGCCTTTAATTTGCCGTGGCTGGATTTGGGCCCGGCAAACCACTCGCAGCTGCTCAGGCGGTCTTTGTAAGGGACTCTGCGGTCAAAAACATCTGCGGACACACCCGCACCGCCCCGGGCGGCAAACTCCCACTCAGCTTCCGAGGGCAGGCGCACAAAACCTGGACTGGCTCCGGATTTGGGCAGTTTATTCAGGGCATTGGCAAACAGCCACTGGTTTAATTTGTCTAAAAACTGCTGGGCCTCAAACCAGGTAATACGGGTGATGGGTTTGTCCGTTGCATTCTGGTCCGGGGCTGCCAGGCCCAGGACAGCAGCCCACTGCCCCTGATTGACCTCATATTTGGCCATGTAGTAGAGCCAGTCTTTTCCGGATTTTCCCTGGCCCAGAAAAGAGCCGCTCAGGCTCACCTCTGTGGGATGTTCCTTAAACCCGCCATCCGGGTCACCCATGCGGAAACTGCGCTGGGCAAAAGGTGCCTCCCCCTGTCCCAGGAAAATTGGCCTGAAAACCATCTGCCGGTTATGGGGCAGGGGGAGGATAAGATCATCATCGGCCGGACTCGGGTTGTCAGGGCTTTTCTCAGCATAGGCCGGGATATTGAGAAAAAAAATCAGTATAAATACAAAAACCAGTCGCAGACAGAATTTCATCATTATTCATCCCTCAGGGCCTCGGCCGGGTCAATGGTGATGACCCGCCAGGCAGCAAGTGCAGCAGCGGTTTGTCCCAGAAGAATCACCCCGGATGCCGCATAAATCAGATGGACATAATCCAGCTGGCAGAACCGTTCCCCTGCTGCCAGTTGAGTGGAAAAAAGTTGGTTGATCAAACCTGCCATTCCCCAGTAGAACCCAAAGGCAAGCCCTAATCCGCCCAGGGATAAAAAAAGGGCCTGGCAAAGGGGGAAACACAAAAGCCCGCCCCGGCCAAAACCGATAAGGGCCAGAACACCCAGGTCCCTTCGTTTGCGTTCCACAGAGGCATATAGGCTGGCCGTCAAGGATCCTGAACCCCCCAGAACACCGCCCAGGGCAATGAGCCAGAAAATCATGCCCAGGTGCCTGTCCAGTTCCCTGAGATCCCGGATTCGCGCGGCCTCGGTGTGGACAGGAATACCCTGGGCTTCCAGTTCCAGTTTCAGGGGCTCCACCTGCTCCAGGGTCTTTGCATACATCCTGAAAGCGGCATAGCCCCTTCGCTTTAAAATAAACAGGTCTTTTTCAGGCAGCCAGTCTATTTCGCGCCTCAGGCTTAAATTCAGAATTCCGGCAAGCTGGGGTGGCACCAGGCCGTGGCGGCCTTTGGAGAACACCCCATCCACCGGTTGAACCTTCAGGCTGAGGGAAGATTTCCCCGGGCAGGTTAACCGACTGCCGGGCTTTAAATGGATCTCTTTGGGCAGAATAATCTGCCGCCAGGCAGGACCCATGGGCAGGTCTTTGCCCCAGGGGGTGTCTAATCCGTCTGCCTGGGGCAATGCCAGTACAGGCAATTTTAAATCCTGAGCCAGCTCAATCTCCATGGGCTCCACCCAGGGCAGTACAAGGGCGTTTCTGCCCCGCAGGCGAAGGGTGACAGCGGTTAAGACATCCTCTCCCTGGGCACGGGTGGTGGTGATCAGATAAACATATGTTTTGTTTTTTACCTGGTAACCCAGACGGGACATCTGCTGGTCCTCTTCCAGTTCCTCAAGCCGGCTCAAGCCGGTACCCGAGGTCAGTCGGACCTTGAGTACGGGATCCATGGGGGTATCCAGCCCCAACACCACACCGTCGAACACAGGCTGGGCCAGGGGAACCGATCCCTCCCAGCCCATATCCGGCACAGCCTGACCGTCTTTAAACCCCTCTATATCCTCTAAAAGCCCCAGGGGAAAGTATACCACATCCCGGCTGGTTCCCCTTGGGTCCAGCACCCCGGAGACGGTTAAGCGGGTGCTGCCCGTTTCAATCCGGCTGCCCTTTAATCGTTTGACCCAAAGCTCAATTTCATCCCCGGCTCCTGCCCCAAGCTTTCGGGCTGCCTCATCCGACAGGACACATTGACGCTCCCCAGGGGGAACCGCCTGGTTCTCCTCCAGAAGCGGGTCACCCTGGGCACTGGGCAGGGCTTCCAGAACAAGCTTGTCTGTATGGAATTTAAGTTCCACACTGGCCGAGATACTGCGGGTGGTGGGCACCAGAAAAGAGACTTTGGGATCATTCTGCAGCGTATTCAGCCATTGAGGGGTAAAGGAGCGGCTTACCATGGGGCGGATTTCTCTATTGCGGGGATCTTGGAGAAGACGGGACCGCAGGGTTTCCATGGTACCGTTTTTCAAGCCGAACAGCAGCAAAAGCGGGCCAACCACGGCAGCAACGGCCAGAAAGAGGCAGAGGCTGAGTATCCATTCGTGTTTAAGATCTGCCAATGCCAGCCCTGGAATCAGACCGGTTGATCGCTGCTGTTTCATAGGGTTTCAAGTTCCTCAAGGGTAGAGGTTGTCAATTCCCTGGATTTTCGTGCCACCTTAAAACCGAATATCCGGTCCACCTGATCCCTGAGCAACGATCGGTCATGGGTGACCATGATGGTTGTGGTACCGAATTTCTGACTCAATTGGCGGAACTGGTCCCGGATCTCCATGGCCGTTAATTCGTCCACGGCAGCCGTTGGTTCATCTGCCAGTACGATTCTGGGTTTGTGAATCAGGGCCCTGGCAATGGCAACCCGCTGGCGCTGGCCTCCGGAAAGAAAACTCGGCCGTTTATCCAGTTGTCCCTC
Coding sequences:
- a CDS encoding S41 family peptidase; this translates as MRFVAIIILGLLLWPGAICPAHADSMAWTNNQAMLTFFEAVTKIKKHGLDSPGPGRIVTSALKAYMEQYDPYGDYLSPAEYREWKQAQSFRYYGVGMEILQRDSRFYCLPRPDSQAQTAGIEQGDELVAVDGQPVASRSIYRVAGSIRGEKDTRVKLTMNRNSVVFQVNIERGPLKDRSVWLSQTGRLDILRISHFTPQSLSEIKAVLGELDQTRQLVLDLRNNPGGDLFAAVDIAGLFLPPGKKIISIETNTGKVDYTAKGQIWTGERLGIWQNRFTASASEVLIIGLADNLAAKSFGSTSYGKALTQKVMELSDGSALVISRGRITGPRGIGWQNHGLTPMVRIQDSDNTWVQITQQALR
- a CDS encoding serine/threonine protein kinase, yielding MTFIIRTALALIILLTLGSCVSNETDPRKGGLFSYNPKAYEKRLEEKKATLSETEAATEQAKQEGQNLAASKQEKQARHEALKKELAVLYAESAKLQQQLDQTKTANAGQEKKLKVLKTQVADLRAKTIATNNSGASDAAKQAEVARLQKRMDELLEEAATLSEL
- a CDS encoding DUF4352 domain-containing protein; this encodes MKKRFFLGSLMLLCLGVITDFAGASINGVYKTDFSEMSLQANGNQVTGTYKYKDGKINADLQGNRLTGTWVQTNARGRLEFVFTDDFSSFMGKWGYDDAALSRIWNGRKTDIQLPESPAPEGSGGIFPDTILDTVEKTTTPPSQNPPVVKEEGVKPGQPEQTEGGEVFLRPGQAAMRDDLEITLLSLKKTNQYINQPKTDHFYAIIRVRVKNLGKEQDSALIFSQLQWKDPKSSISHSFQRTTGVKLDKTRDYELPPGVEGEFEEVYMLPNGMSETQFVLSKGWTKTIAIWLLPIE
- a CDS encoding formylglycine-generating enzyme family protein, coding for MMKFCLRLVFVFILIFFLNIPAYAEKSPDNPSPADDDLILPLPHNRQMVFRPIFLGQGEAPFAQRSFRMGDPDGGFKEHPTEVSLSGSFLGQGKSGKDWLYYMAKYEVNQGQWAAVLGLAAPDQNATDKPITRITWFEAQQFLDKLNQWLFANALNKLPKSGASPGFVRLPSEAEWEFAARGGAGVSADVFDRRVPYKDRLSSCEWFAGPKSSHGKLKAMGRLKPNPLGIHDMLGNVSEMTGGLYMIEYYQGRPGGFVARGGHYLSSEKMLRSSLRTEEPFYIARGSAPPVPNQKETMGLRPVLAAVVFGDRSAAQSYADAWDSYRKGAGAATPAAVSTAPTSQKTQVSIDQAGQYLARLEEMAVNNPGMQQELGRLKSVMADVQFIQAKADGETAYAWFKIAAERGFFVYLESKKLPMVKQLIDAAKTGKREAMIEKLTTRLAEIEANISQSMENYTASLRQLETLGQAARQTGENRYLKFLLENDAAEQVRAAKLVTTHLEALVKTKRTTPEAWQNDLSSLGL
- a CDS encoding YMGG-like glycine zipper-containing protein, with the protein product MSRMFRFVAVVLILATCSMGCITTGTTSDAQRTRKEGTAVGAGTGAVLGGIIGALVGDSKGALIGAAIGATAGGVAGYAYGNHVASKKAEYAKEEDWLDECIVSAQKINQETLAYNKKLGSDIAQLDEKTRKLSQQYAANQASKTDLLAQKKSIDAARKTTDDKLARAKFELDSQKQALAQVETKNASDQSKALDAEIAKLSTLISELEQHSENLASLSGRMAV
- a CDS encoding ABC transporter permease, with the protein product MKQQRSTGLIPGLALADLKHEWILSLCLFLAVAAVVGPLLLLFGLKNGTMETLRSRLLQDPRNREIRPMVSRSFTPQWLNTLQNDPKVSFLVPTTRSISASVELKFHTDKLVLEALPSAQGDPLLEENQAVPPGERQCVLSDEAARKLGAGAGDEIELWVKRLKGSRIETGSTRLTVSGVLDPRGTSRDVVYFPLGLLEDIEGFKDGQAVPDMGWEGSVPLAQPVFDGVVLGLDTPMDPVLKVRLTSGTGLSRLEELEEDQQMSRLGYQVKNKTYVYLITTTRAQGEDVLTAVTLRLRGRNALVLPWVEPMEIELAQDLKLPVLALPQADGLDTPWGKDLPMGPAWRQIILPKEIHLKPGSRLTCPGKSSLSLKVQPVDGVFSKGRHGLVPPQLAGILNLSLRREIDWLPEKDLFILKRRGYAAFRMYAKTLEQVEPLKLELEAQGIPVHTEAARIRDLRELDRHLGMIFWLIALGGVLGGSGSLTASLYASVERKRRDLGVLALIGFGRGGLLCFPLCQALFLSLGGLGLAFGFYWGMAGLINQLFSTQLAAGERFCQLDYVHLIYAASGVILLGQTAAALAAWRVITIDPAEALRDE